The DNA window AATAAGGAAGCTAATTTTCCagaatttattattatccaaAATTTCAAGTTTTAAGAACCTCCGACAATGGAACACCTCCTGCCGTGACAAATTCATCCTTGTATTGGCCCTTCATCAAGAAAAATTGAACAAAAACAATTTACTTCTTTAGGAAGACGATGAATtcatatgattaataatatagagATTTGCATGCACCTTCCCAATCAATTTAAACGGGCACTGTTTCAGCATCGACGCAATAGAAAGTAGAGCTTTACTTGGAAAACTTGCCCATAAGATTTCTCCATCTAAAGCCTGAACAATAAGGATGAAAGCATTACTCCAAGATTGGATTTTTAAGCAGCAGAAAAATATCAAACCCGAAAAGAAAATGATTGGGAATTAAAAGAACCTCTCGATCAAGAATATATTTCCAGAATCTTTTCACAAGACCCAGCTCTGGAGGATATGAATTCAACACTTTTTGTCTCTGTATTGTCGGAAATACAGGAATTTATATGATAAACAAATTAAGCAACAATTCAACCCTGATATTCATCtaaatcatcaaaaaaaattcaaattgcCCTTATTTTTTCTGAAAGTATTTTGGTGATCCAAATATTCCACTCTCttccaaaacaaaaaattcagCTCATATTATTTTCTGTAGATAAATACTTATGGCTTGTTTGACAAGAATTATCCTAACATCAAACAAACCCCAATTTCTCAGcatttattctttaattcatTCAAGAAAAAGACAGGGTTCCAAACTTCTTAAATtacaattcttttttatttttagaaaaatgagaGCAAAATTTAAGATTACCACATGATGATTCTTATGTTGAACAAGAATTGACTTCACATCTTCAATTAAGATATCAGGAATAAAGTCAATCAACAACGTTCCTGCAACATTTTTCTCTTCAGTTCAAGGTGATAAAACCTAACAAGCAATTACTTCATGAATAAAGAAAATCCATTACCTTTGTATCCTGCACTGAAAAGCTCACGGGCTCCCCAAGCAGATAACTTAAGGATTGCTGGTCCGCTCAAACCCCAGTGGGTAATTAACATGGGTCCAACCTAAAATccatcatatttttattaatgatatgCTTATTAGAAAATAGACTAAACTCAATACACCCTTTTTAAGCTATTTTGAAATCCACCATTAAACATAAACTATTATCCTTTTTCAATATAATCCCTTCAACTATAAAACCATTTCAATACAAGTCTTTCTTAAATGacaattttaaactatattttttcgTTATAACTGTAAATAGAGTTGAATGAAAAAATACCTTTAAATGTTGCAGATTAAAAGGGTTGATATTAAAACAAAGTCTCATAGTAAAAAGGCTTgtataaaaaactaataatttcaaaattgacGAATACTTTGCAGGCTTCTTATGGGTTTAATCTAGAAAATACTTGCAACAATAGCATGCCTGTGAATGATGTGGTATATTCTTCTCAACATTTTCTAGCTTTAACTTTGCTTTGACTTTAGGGAATGTGACCTGGACAAAACACAGAAGCACAATATATTACATACAAACTTACAAGTTAACAATACACATCAAATGACAATAGATAGATCAAGGATTGTGATaagaatgataaaataaatagatagggtgtatatatatatataatccctattaacaaattatattcCTTAACTTAACATTAAGCTGAAAAATAAGGCTTAATTCGATAAGTTATGGATGATTTAACTCAGTAATATAGTAAGATCatccaaattaatcaaattacatcACTGTCCCGATAATAGTTCAACATTTTATCAAAATCTTAGGTATTTCCATATGGTTTATATTTagcatttatttttcaaaatttaactcATTCGACgcttaaaattcaatattcaaCAACTAGGTTTCAGTTTTGTCTCATCTCATCTCTCCTTCTATATTCTATACTAATACACGTTACAGTAACATTAAAGTTTTGCAATAAAACTACACTAAGCTCACAACGAATTTTCTAACGCAGTTTTGTGATTATTCGTTTAAGAAATAAAGGGTAAAACAAGTATAATACCCCAGCCAAAGCTGCAAGTTTGGCATCATCAATCTTGAAACTGAATAGGCTCGGTACAGGTTCTATAATAGAATGACCAAGTTGGATAGCAAGATCATACCCCTGAAACAGAAAAACTAGATGCATTTCAAAATTTGAACTGAGTTtccaaaaaaattgaacaactaaagaaaaaaaggaaaccTGCTTGGAACTCCCACTGGCTATTAATACATAATCAGCCTCGACATATTCCACAAGATCAGCAGTTCGCTTCTCAATCTTCACAAGGAATTTCCCACCAGAAGCGGTTGAGACTGATGTAACAGATCTACCAGTCTGCAATGAAACTGGTTCGAGTCTATATCAG is part of the Impatiens glandulifera chromosome 1, dImpGla2.1, whole genome shotgun sequence genome and encodes:
- the LOC124920772 gene encoding uncharacterized protein YtfP-like; protein product: MRLMNNYKQAIALPISRIHSFLLPKNRRFTAINFSSPEQGNGELLVVVGGGAAGIFGAIKAKSLAPNLKVTVIEKGKPLSKVKISGGGRCNVTNGHCFDNWALAQHYPRGNKEFRGLFFKLHGPKDTMSWFSDHGVELKTEDDGRVFPVSNNSSSVVGCLLTEAENKKVSLQTGRSVTSVSTASGGKFLVKIEKRTADLVEYVEADYVLIASGSSKQGYDLAIQLGHSIIEPVPSLFSFKIDDAKLAALAGVTFPKVKAKLKLENVEKNIPHHSQVGPMLITHWGLSGPAILKLSAWGARELFSAGYKGTLLIDFIPDILIEDVKSILVQHKNHHVRQKVLNSYPPELGLVKRFWKYILDREALDGEILWASFPSKALLSIASMLKQCPFKLIGKGQYKDEFVTAGGVPLSEISLTTMESRIQSRLFFAGEILNVDGVTGGFNFQNAWSGGYIAGTTIGNLANSYSINTLSEPISLS